TGGCGACCATAGCCATATTAGGCAAGATAAATGGCGCTGTGGGTAATTATAATGCGCATTTAGCGGCCTATCCCAATTTAGATTGGGAAATGCTGGCACAACATTTCGTTGAGCAACTGGGTTTGGAGTTTAATCCTTATACGACTCAAATTGAACCACATGATGCTATTTCTGAATTATTTGATGCTTATGCGCGTATTAATACAATCTTACTGGATTTAAATCGTGATTTATGGGGATATATTTCACTGGGTTATTTTAGACAAAGAACCAGGGAAAACGAGGTGGGCTCATCAACTATGCCGCACAAAGTTAACCCAATTGATTTTGAGAATTCAGAAGGTAATCTCGGTATTGCTAATGCGTTGTTGCGACATTTAAGTGAAAAATTACCTGTGTCGCGTTGGCAGCGCGATTTAACTGATTCGACTGCTTTGCGGAATATGGGGGTAGCACTGGGCCATACCCTGTTGGCCTACGACTCTTGTGTTAAGGGCCTGAATAAACTGGATGTTGATTCGACGCAATTAATAAAGGACCTGGATAACGCCTGGGAGGTTCTGGCCGAACCCATACAAACGGTTATGCGTCGTTATGGTATTGCAAATCCTTATGAGCAGTTGAAAGCATTAACGCGCGGTAAAGCAGGTATTACCCGAGAGACCTTGCATACATTCATAATGAATCTGGAAATCCCGGATGTTGAAAAAAGCGCTTTGCTGGCAATGACACCACAGAACTATACGGGTAAAGCCAGCGCGCTCGCTCGGAAAATTGCCATATAAAGTATATTGTTCAAATAGAATCTCAAGGCATGATTCTTAGATCATTTTTCTTGATTGCAGTGACCCTAATCAATTTATAAGCTCGGAATAATTTTATTTTCTGGTGCTTGAAATCCAGAAAATTATCCCAATCTTCACCGGACAGAAATTAGGAGGTATGATGCAAAATTCAGAAAATTCAAAATCCGAACATCCTGAAATAGATCTAGATATTCATGCCGATACGGCAGAAAATACTAAGGATAAACCAATTGAATCAGAAGCAGCTAGTCAGCCCAGTCTGGATCAATTACTAAAAGAAGCGGAACTAAAGGCTGCCGAACATCACGATGCGTGGTTACGTGCTAAGGCTGATGCGGAAAATATGCGTAAGCGGGCCCAGGTAGATGTTGCTAATGCACATAAGTACGCGGTAGAGAATTTTTCTAGCGAACTGTTGGCCGTAGTGGATAGCTTAGAGGCTGCACTGACGGTTGAAAATGCAAGCGTAGAGAATTTTAAAGATGGTATGGAATTAACGCATAAGCAATTGATAACTGTTTTTGATAAATTCAGTATCAAGGTGATTAATCCCGTGGGAGAAAAGTTCGATCCCCATCAACACCAGGCTATGTGTACAGTAGATTCTGAGCTTGTCCCAAATACAGTAGTACAAGTGATGCAAAAGGGCTACAGATTACATGATCGAATCATTCGTCCGGCACTCGTATCTGTTTCAAAAACCAAAGATACTTGAAATTTCGATAAGAATCTCCACTTTTTGATCAGTTGATAGACAGAATTAATATTTAAAAGGATCCAGTCATGGCAAAAACTATCGGTATCGACTTGGGTACCACTAACTCTTGTGTAGCAGTGATGGAGAATGGTAAACCCAAGGTAATTGAAAATGCAGAAGGTGCGCGTACCACGCCTTCTATTGTCGCGTATACAGAAGATAATGAAATCCTGGTAGGGGCTTCTGCCAAGCGTCAGGCAGTGACCAATCCAAAGAACACCCTGTTTGCGGTTAAACGTCTTATTGGACGACGTTTTGACGAAGATATGGTGCAGAAAGATATTAAAATGGTTCCTTATAGCATCATCCGAGCAGATAACAATGATGCGTGGGTTGAAGTACGTGGTAAAAAAATTGCACCACCCGAGGTTTCCGCACAGGTTCTAATGAAGATGAAGAAAACGGCTGAGGATTATCTCGGTGAATCTGTGACTGATGCCGTCATTACTGTACCCGCCTATTTTAATGATTCGCAACGTCAGGCAACAAAGGATGCAGGGCGCATTGCTGGACTGGATGTAAAGCGGATTATCAATGAGCCAACTGCTGCCGCATTGGCTTTTGGTATGGATAAAAAAGAGGGTGATCGCAAAATTGTTGTATATGATCTTGGTGGTGGTACCTTTGACATTTCTGTTATTGAAATTGCTGAAGTAGAGGGCGAGCACCAATTTGAGGTGTTGGCTACGAATGGTGATACTTTCCTGGGCGGTGAAGATTTTGATTCGCGTGTGATGGAATACCTGGTCAATGAGTTTAAGAAAGAGAGCGGCATTGATTTAAAGCAGGACATGTTGGCATTGCAACGTTTGAAAGATGCTGCAGAGAAGGCTAAGATTGAGCTTTCATCCAGTCAACAAACCGAAGTTAATTTGCCTTATATCACGGCTGATTCAGCGGGTCCTAAACATTTGGCAATTAAAATTACGCGTGCTAAATTAGAAAGTCTGGTAGAACAATTAATAGAGCGTACAGCTGAGCCTTGTCGGATTGCAATGAAAGATGCTGGTCTATCTGCCTCGGATATCGATGATGTTATTTTGGTTGGTGGGCAAACGCGTATGCCCAAGGTTCAGGAGAAAGTAAAAGAGATTTTTGGCAAAGAACCGCGTAAAGATGTTAATCCAGATGAGGCGGTAGCAGTGGGTGCTGCCATTCAGGGTGGGGTGTTACAAGGTGATGTTAAAGATGTGTTGTTGTTGGATGTCACGCCATTATCTCTGGGTATCGAGACACTGGGTGGTGTGATGACTAAACTGATTCAGAAAAATACGACGATTCCGACCAAGGCACAGCAGGTATTTTCAACTGCAGATGATAGCCAGACTGCGGTAACAATTCATGTGTTACAGGGTGAACGTGAAATGGCTTCGGGTAATAAAAGCCTGGGGCAATTTAATTTAACAGACATCCCATCGGCCCCGCGTGGTATGCCGCAAATTGAGGTGGCATTTGATATTGATGCCAATGGTATATTACATGTATCCGCTAAAGATAAAGCGACTGGTAAGGAAAATAAGATAAAAATCCAGGCAAGCTCTGGTTTATCAAGTGAAGAAGTTGAGCGCATGGTGAAGGATGCGGAAGCTCACGCTGAGGAAGATCATAAGACATTTGAGCTTGTTTCTAGCCGTAATCAATGTGATGCGATGATCCATTCCACAAGAAAATCTTTGGCAGAACACGGCGATAAGCTGGATAACGATGAAAAATCAAAAATTGAGACCGCATTGAAGGATGCGGAGGATGCGCTCAAATCAAGTAATAAAGACGATATAGATGCCAAAACACAGGCGTTGACGGAAGCTTCGCATAAATTAGCTGAGAAAATGTATAAGCAGGAACAAGGTCAGCAGGCTCAATCCGATGCGGAATCAGCATCATCGAATAAGAACGAAAAATCAGTTGAAGGCGAGGTGGTCGATGCAGAATTTGAGGAAGTTAAGAATAACAAAAAATAAATTGCACATTTGAGCGGTTAAGATGCAGAGACGCAAAGAACGATAAATAAGATCTCTTTGTGTACTCTGCGCTTTGGCATTCAGTTGGAAAATAAAGAATCTTCCTTGAAGGAATAGCCTTACTTATAGCATGGTAACAGAAAATATATATGAATAAACGTGATTATTATGAGGTGTTGGGCATCAACAGGAATGCTGATGAAGATGCCATCAAAAAGGCCTATCGTAAGTTGGCAATGAAACATCATCCCGATCGTAATTCCGGAAATGTTGAGTCTGAAGAATTATTTAAAGAGGCCAAGGAAGCCTACGAAGTATTGACTGATGCCAGTAAACGTGCGGCATATGACCAGTATGGCCATGCGGGTGTCGATGCTAGCGCAGCGGGTGCAGGTGGTGCTCAGGGTTTCAGTGATGCATTTGGTGATATTTTTGGTGATATTTTTGGCGGGCGCGGGGCTCGTTCCAATATCCACCGCGGTTCAGATTTGCGCTACAACCTGGAAATCTCACTAGAACAGGCCGCCCGGGGAACTGAAACAAAAATACGTATTCCGACCATGGATACTTGTGATGTTTGCCACGGTGATGGCGCGAAGCCAGGCACTTCTCCGAAGACTTGTCCTACTTGTAATGGTCATGGACAGGTAAGAATGCAACAAGGATTTTTCTCAATCCAGCAAACCTGTCCAAAATGTCATGGTAATGGAAAGGTAGTTGCAAACCCTTGTGGAACTTGTCATGGTGCGGGTCGCGTTAAGCGACATAAAACACTATCGGTAAAAATTCCGGTGGGTGTGGATGATGGTGATCGTATTCGCTTATCTGGTGAAGGTGAAACCGGAGTAAATGGTGGTCCACCAGGTGATTTATATGTCGTTATTCACTTATCGGCTCATTCCGTATTTCAACGAGATGGCAATGATTTGCACTGTGAAATTCCGATTAGCTTTAGTGCTGCTGCGCTTGGAGGAGAGATTGAAGTACCCACATTAGATGGTCATGCCAAAATAAAGGTGCCAGCAGAAACACAAACGGGAAAAATCTTTAGACTACGTGAAAAAGGTATTAAAGGCGTGCGCAGTCATACTTATGGCGATCTGCTATGTCATGTTGTTGTAGAAACACCGGTAAAACTTACTGCGAGGCAGAGAGAATTATTGCACGAACTAGAAGAAATTAGCCAAACAGACGGATCTCGTCATAGTCCTCGTGCCAAATCATGGATGGATAAAGCACGAGAGTTCTTTTCAGAATAATTCAAAGCGCTTCACTTTACGGATGAATCGCTAAGCATATTGCTTAGATTCTTATGTCATACATTCAACGCTGGAGCACAACTCATGGCTAGCTTGATGTATGTGATTTGTGGATTGAATTATGGTTTGTGATCGTAGCAGGCTTTTTTCTATGCGGATAGTCCTGTTATCATTATCTGATTTTTCTGTATTGGTATGTGTTTTAATACATGCCGTATTCAAATTCAGAAGTGAAGCGGGGTTGAGTAATTATTTGTCGTTTATTTTATCCGGAAGAATTGCCTTAAAATATCCAACAATCAGATTCCTTCTTGTTAAGTAATTAATTATTAATCAGTATTTTTCAGATAATCCTCCAAAAACAGTAATCATATATCTCTGTATCCGTTATTAGATCTATAAAAATCATGCTCACACTTCTAGCGAAGTGACATTGTTGAGTATTGGATAAACTGGATGAGACCTTTGCAAAACCCCAATAGTTAAAAAGTTAACTATTTATAATCAATAGTCGAAAACTTCTGGCGAGGGCTTTTGCAAAAGTCTCTGGATATGTTGTTTTCTATCCCGTCGTAAGTTTCATGATCCTATATCTCTCCTACGGAGCTTAAATCACTCCGCAGGATTACCGATATACTAATACTAAGATCTTCCTGCGAATAATATACAGCTGA
This genomic window from Nitrosomonas cryotolerans ATCC 49181 contains:
- the purB gene encoding adenylosuccinate lyase is translated as MNFSPITALSPLDGRYQSKVASLRPYFSEYALIHHRVKVEIEWLKALSREVGIQEVPSFSANATRQLDDLVANFSLADGEAIKAIEARTNHDVKAIEYWLKEALAENDEIVRVTEFIHFACTSEDINNLSYGLMLKYSRDQIMLPALEKIITGLGELAHQLADMPMLARTHGQPATPTTVGKEMANVVFRLQRGYKKLATIAILGKINGAVGNYNAHLAAYPNLDWEMLAQHFVEQLGLEFNPYTTQIEPHDAISELFDAYARINTILLDLNRDLWGYISLGYFRQRTRENEVGSSTMPHKVNPIDFENSEGNLGIANALLRHLSEKLPVSRWQRDLTDSTALRNMGVALGHTLLAYDSCVKGLNKLDVDSTQLIKDLDNAWEVLAEPIQTVMRRYGIANPYEQLKALTRGKAGITRETLHTFIMNLEIPDVEKSALLAMTPQNYTGKASALARKIAI
- the grpE gene encoding nucleotide exchange factor GrpE, with the translated sequence MMQNSENSKSEHPEIDLDIHADTAENTKDKPIESEAASQPSLDQLLKEAELKAAEHHDAWLRAKADAENMRKRAQVDVANAHKYAVENFSSELLAVVDSLEAALTVENASVENFKDGMELTHKQLITVFDKFSIKVINPVGEKFDPHQHQAMCTVDSELVPNTVVQVMQKGYRLHDRIIRPALVSVSKTKDT
- the dnaK gene encoding molecular chaperone DnaK; the encoded protein is MAKTIGIDLGTTNSCVAVMENGKPKVIENAEGARTTPSIVAYTEDNEILVGASAKRQAVTNPKNTLFAVKRLIGRRFDEDMVQKDIKMVPYSIIRADNNDAWVEVRGKKIAPPEVSAQVLMKMKKTAEDYLGESVTDAVITVPAYFNDSQRQATKDAGRIAGLDVKRIINEPTAAALAFGMDKKEGDRKIVVYDLGGGTFDISVIEIAEVEGEHQFEVLATNGDTFLGGEDFDSRVMEYLVNEFKKESGIDLKQDMLALQRLKDAAEKAKIELSSSQQTEVNLPYITADSAGPKHLAIKITRAKLESLVEQLIERTAEPCRIAMKDAGLSASDIDDVILVGGQTRMPKVQEKVKEIFGKEPRKDVNPDEAVAVGAAIQGGVLQGDVKDVLLLDVTPLSLGIETLGGVMTKLIQKNTTIPTKAQQVFSTADDSQTAVTIHVLQGEREMASGNKSLGQFNLTDIPSAPRGMPQIEVAFDIDANGILHVSAKDKATGKENKIKIQASSGLSSEEVERMVKDAEAHAEEDHKTFELVSSRNQCDAMIHSTRKSLAEHGDKLDNDEKSKIETALKDAEDALKSSNKDDIDAKTQALTEASHKLAEKMYKQEQGQQAQSDAESASSNKNEKSVEGEVVDAEFEEVKNNKK
- the dnaJ gene encoding molecular chaperone DnaJ, translating into MNKRDYYEVLGINRNADEDAIKKAYRKLAMKHHPDRNSGNVESEELFKEAKEAYEVLTDASKRAAYDQYGHAGVDASAAGAGGAQGFSDAFGDIFGDIFGGRGARSNIHRGSDLRYNLEISLEQAARGTETKIRIPTMDTCDVCHGDGAKPGTSPKTCPTCNGHGQVRMQQGFFSIQQTCPKCHGNGKVVANPCGTCHGAGRVKRHKTLSVKIPVGVDDGDRIRLSGEGETGVNGGPPGDLYVVIHLSAHSVFQRDGNDLHCEIPISFSAAALGGEIEVPTLDGHAKIKVPAETQTGKIFRLREKGIKGVRSHTYGDLLCHVVVETPVKLTARQRELLHELEEISQTDGSRHSPRAKSWMDKAREFFSE